The Anastrepha obliqua isolate idAnaObli1 chromosome 5, idAnaObli1_1.0, whole genome shotgun sequence DNA window tttgcagttccctattcaccttgccttcgctatgacaattaataaggcgcaagaacagtctctacaaatgtgcggtattaatttagaatacccaattttttctcatggacaattgtatgtagcttgctcacgagtaggcaaaccatcgtcattattcatttacgcgaaagatggagaaaccaaaaacgttgtctaccaaaaagtgttacaataaagttcggatgaaattgtatcaaagaatttgctttgtttcgtattaatcattgaatttatcgcctagcgaagcgggcgagggtacgctagttttatataaatatctatttttgcttatttatgtctTTTATACTCATTAtgcttattttaattaaatgtttgtGTATACGGGTGATATAAGACCACTGAGCAACCGCGCACCAAATTTCAATGGTGGTGTAGAAActgaaaattcccaatttttgtttaaaaaatatcaattcaaTGTTTCTTCCAGCGAGGCATTACTGCTGAATGTTATAAAGAATGTACATTTTTACAGCGCTCCCGCCagaaaaagagtttcgcatctagtcatctatggttCTGACACCAACGAAGCAACATAAGCAGCGGCTATGCTGGTCATTTTCTTagacatacttgcatacatgaataaaatgatttaaaaaaatacacattttattatttaaaatgcatttgGTGATATGTGGTACCTTGTGTATGATTTTGAAGTTCAAGTAGAAATAATAATCCTACGAAGggatatacatttttgtaatggCAGCACTATATCATATAAGTAACTGAGTTCTGGAGCTAGTTAATTTGTATCCTCGACTCAAATAATGTTGttttacgatattatcactTATTCCTTCCTCGTACTATtgcgaacaattttttattattgatatacctatttccttatttatttaagtatcaGTAGTAATTTCAGCTCCTATTAGCTCTATGCGGTCTgcaaaaactattattatattttggacTTAAAGTAAAcgagattaaaaataaacaaaaaacgttggttttgaataaataaaaaacaataaaataaaggatcatcttcatttatatttatatctgtTTAGAGGAAATGCCACGTACTAGAGCACAATCCTGCCAGGTAATGCGGGTCGCAAACGCGCCACAACTTATAACAAACGGTTGAAATTAGTTTAACCGCACACCACGGGTCGTGTGCCAAGTATGGTAGCGTTTATTATGAATGTTACTATTTTTGCGCGCACGTACTCACTTCGAAATCCCAAAAgttattacaaaaattcaacTTTGCCATCAACACGCAACCGATTGCAAGAACACAATTTTGTTTGGCAGCTTTCAACCTGTTGCAAACCACGCCACACACAGGTCGATATGCTGAAAGTTCAATTGATTCTCATGATTTGCAGCGTGATTGTGACCCGCTTAAAACAGAACTACTGACAGAAATTACTGGTGCATGGCGTTTGCGAATCAGTGCGCTACTCAAGTTATTAACAATGCCATCTGTCTTCAGAGTGTGACAGCGTCGAAGACGAAAATTAAACGTAAACAATAGCCTTTCTGTCATATCGCGACCATTCGTCACGCGTTGtgaaaagatgaccagttgagcgggtcagggctttcatgtggagatcatttcTAATTAGTcatgacatggatctggtcgatacattcattttccTGGGCGTGGTTTTCTGATTTCTGTGGAGATTTCTGCTGACTATTTCCCGAATGGCTTTACGGTGCACTGATTCGAACCCCGCGAGGACGATCACTTCTTTTTCTCTCTGTTATTTCATACACTTGGCGAAAACGATTGATCGGgcggtaaacaaatattttttcagcaattcgtaaatctctcttgcacttttaccacatttttgtaatgcaatcatgGGTATTGACGTCGctactcgaaccaaagattgtttgagactctccaaatttttgTGAGGTCTTCGGCAGGCTATGTTTTCCAATTCTGACCCCCAACTGTAGATTCAGATTTGGACTTCCAtacggccaatcttctgtggctatgaacccaggaatattgctTTTTAGCCTTTGCtcggtggtttttgccttatgggctgaagCGGAATCTCGCGGGAATATCCAACGCTCTCAATTGAAGAGGTACTGCTCGACTGCTTCACCAATCATTCTAAAACGTCCTCTTGGTACACTTTGCCCCGATGTTAACACCCTTTTAGTAGGAATGAACAGATGTAACGCTTTTACAatacactccccaccaaaccattacggggGCTGGATGGTGGGCACACTGAACTCTTGGAACAACCTGTGTTACATCTTCAGAAGTTTTAGCACAGATTTTATGGTTTTgcatattaaaaacttcttctagAATATTTTCTTGGCCTTTGACCGCGTGCCGCTGGAGAAGcggcttgcatctgtcgagtcaaattttcttcaagcgcgttatGAAAAGATAATCAGTTGACCGGCGGAAGGTTTCTATGTGGATattatctctaattagtcttgacatggatctggtcgatcatttccctggacatgattttctgctttctatgagggtttctgcgaattctttttcggacggcttttatggctgcgcTGGTTCAAAACACGCAAGGACGACCACTTATTTTTCTGTCAGTCGCTTCAGACGTCTGGGGAAAACGATTGATcttgcggtaaacaaacattctcgaaatatgaAGTTTTTCCAGCAATTGGTAACTATTATTTGCACTTTTGCCGCGCTTTCGTAATGCAGTTGCGGCGATAGGATTGTCTTTAGCTCCTCATTCAATTgtcaacaagcgaaatttgccacgaaactgagtataatttatgagtcgactatgctcaacaccagcagcgccgtcggaattgggaaggacccctccgagccgtttgataccaaacgaggtttcagacagggtgactcgctgtcgtgtgattgctttaacctgatgttggagagcatcgtacgagccgcagaacttgtGCTCAGGCACAatgttttataagagcgtacaattgttggcgtacgccgatgatattgacatcatcggccttaacaaccgcgttgttagttctgccttttccaagctggataaagaggcaaaccGAATGGGTCttgtggtgaacgaggacaaaacgaagtacctcctgtcttcaaacaaacagtcggcgcactcgcgtatcgccACCCACGtctctgttgacagttataatttcgaggttgtaaaagacttcgggtatttaggaaccagcattaacaccgataacaatgtcagccttgaaatccaacgtagaatctcttttgccaacaaatgctactttggactaagtagtcaactgagcagtaaagtcctctctcgacgaacaaaactaacactctacaaggctctcatcacgcccgtcctaacgtatggcgcagaagcgtggacggtGATAATATCCGATggagcgtcgcttggagtgtttgagagaaagattctgcggaacatttttggaaaataatggaaatggaaataggaggaggaactcggccaaacacccaaagagagtgtacgtgccaattatatgtatatatgtgcataagtaTATATGGTAATAGAAAAGTTAAGTTGAGCCGGTTAAGTTAAATAAATCATTACAGAAACAATACAGAATTATTAGAGGGTCATTGGAACAAGTATATTGATGTtataatgaatgaaaaatgtagTTTCACATTTCTTTATTCTTGCTTTATTACACTGTAATCAATTTGTAATATAGGCAGATGAAAATACTATTTGAactctttgttttttaatattcaatcaCTTTTCTGAAATGTATTTCTCTGAAAAAGCTTTCTTTCAGTGACATATTGTCACAgtgaaattaagtaaaataatgaaaagatcttatttcaaaaaaaaaaaaataaaaaagatacatAGATCGAAATGTTGGAGTATTTTCTTCAGCTTATCTTTTTGTTGCATATCGTATTGCTGCCGGCCTATTTGTATTTCTCGTGGAACTTCAACTATTGGCAGAGTCGCGGATTGCGCACCGCGTTGCCATTGACTATATTCGGTTCTTTTCCTAGCATTTTAACGCGAAATAGAAATCTGATTTATGAAATCGATGCGATTTATGGGTAGgcgatttatctttttttacacacatacatacgtacatgtatCTCTTTGTGTTATTCTTGGCGTTTTCTTCACTACTCCGGCTAGACGGTATAAGCATCGCAGTCGCATGGTGGGTATTTATTTCGTACGTCAACCACAAATCCTTGTACTGGACATGCGTTTGGCGCACGAAGTGCTCGActtgaatttcaatgccttTGAGGTGACAGCGGCGAGTAGTTGGATGCGGCACCACAAGGAGAACAAATTGGACAAATTAGCCATGCACAGTGCAATGTGGAGCACAGGCGAACGCTGGAAGAAAAATCGCACCGTGGCGTGTGCGGCTTTGACACTTCGTCGGGTTAGTGAGAAAATgtggatttttattttgaagaaaaaaaaagataaattggtTTCCACAAATTGTAGTTAAAGCGCTCCTACGAAGTGTGGCTAGTGAGTAGTAGGCATTTACTGCATTATTTGGGACAAAAATGTGGTGATGCCCAACCAGAAATTGTGGAGGTCACAGATGTGAGTTGCGTGAAAATTTCGGCACTGATCTTCTTTTAATGCATTTCCAATAGTTTGTTGAACGTTTCGTAGCTGATGCGctctgtatttttatttgggGCGTAGATGCGGGAACTTTAACGCTATCGAAAAAAGGAAATAGGTTTCTGATGATGGCGCAGCGTGCAGTCAAGCAGACGCGCAGTTTAAGCCGCTACTCCTTCGTGTCTGCTGTCATGCCACTACTTTGGCGACTATGGCCTTTCCGTTTGATTTCCAAGACAGTGGATAGCTATTTTATGCAGTTCACCGTCGATGCATTGGAGTGTCATATGAAGCTCCGCGATCCGTGCGGTGCGCCTAATTTTCTCAGTTATTTGGATAACCTGCGTCATTCGGGCCTTATGAGTGATGATGCGCTGACGGGGAATTGCATGGCTATGCTGATCGATGGTTTTGAGGAGGTATGCAGTACGTTGGCTTATACGATTTATTATGTGagtaaaaatgaatgaaaattattaatattttagtacaataataaatttgtaatgCATTTTAGCTTGCGAAAGAGCCACGCGTGCAAGCCAAATTACGTGCCGAACTGGTGCAAACGCAAAGGCGTGAAAATTGCAAGGAACTCTCTTTTGACACTTTGATGTCTCTTTCCTATCTGGACCACTGCATATATGGTGGGATACTGCTTTTGCTCAAAATAATTGCTACGCTTCTCACACgcatttcatatgtatgtatgactgGCTCTTACAATATTTCAGAAACTTTGCGCCTAAGTCCTATAGTACCCTACTGTCGTCGCGTCTGCAGTAATGCCAATGTGGTGCAGCTTTCTAAGCACAAAACGCTGCAGCTGGATGATGGCATGATGTTGTGTGTACCCGTTTACTCTTATCATCACGATCCCCTAATCTTCTGTGAACCAAATTCATTCATGCCCGAACGCTTCGAGAACGTTGCACCAAAGGAATTAATGGAGAGTCGAGTTTTTCTGCCATTCGGTGCTGGACCGAGAAGCTGCTtaggtaataatttttttcagactaTTTTGGTGATATTACTCTTACTCGTATTTAGAGGGATCTAAAcagcttttgttttgtttccagGCAAGGACTTGGCTATGGTAATTATAAAATCGGCTCTAGTGCCTATAGTTTCGCAGTTTGCCATTAGCACTTGTGGACTGACACAGCACGGCAATAACCAAGGTATTGATTCATTTCTACTCAATCTGAATGAAAAACTTATGCtagaaattagaaaattatgACTTGTCTATTTTACCAATTCATAATATAATGgaattgcttatttttacttgttgtggaattttgctttaattaaatgtaaattGGAAAAGAACTATaggaaacaaattaaattttgtataaaaagagTGTGAGACATATATTAATTCTTGCATTATTATATAGCCATATTCGAGGTAGTATGTAAGGAATAGCTCGTAATTCAAATGGTTGCCTTGGCTTCAAGTGGATAGTATATACCGCGTTATTCCGGTCTAGATCCAGCTCGTCCAAACTGATTGGCTTGTTAGTGTGGACTAAGTCTTAATGTAACTCCAGAGAAAATAATCGATGAAGTTCAGTCGCGTGACTGTGACTGCCATTTGATGAACGCTCGCTCTAAGATGGTTCAATTGCTCCTCCATAAGCTCGAGCATCGCGTCGCTTATGAGTTATGTAGCGCTGTCGTGGTGTAGATGGTGTCGAGCTCGGACTATAGAAAGTCGGTTAGCAGCGCTCCAtaccgaaaaaattcaaattaatagaATTCTGTTCTAATATtaccataaaaaaatacatatacagttTGTCCTTAGTAGGTATTCCTGCAATATTACTACAGTGTACTCTCTTTTAAGCGGACATCTAAGGGACTGACAAATttgtccgcttatgagaaaaatataaaaagagttcAAAAAACTGTGCAATAGATGTatgtttaaacagttttatttccaaaataagaagattaatacatacatacatataagacaAGGAAAGGATTTTCATTCAACAATTTATTACATAAGATattcaaattgatttaaaaagtcAGCAATTTTAGCTTGGAgagtttttcctttaatttcaatatttaaagaTATATTTGAAGATCAGTAAGCAGTTCAACACCCTTAAGGTCGTTGTGGTTTAGAGAAAAAGCTTTTAGTTTTCTTATGGTTAAGTAAACCTCTTACAGGAAGTTAACTTGTCGTCAATCgcattttctattatatttcatCTTCACACGAGATGGTGAACGATTCTTGGGAAACAGTTGATACTTCCCAATCGTCATCATTAATGAATATTTcatttctaaattaaaatagTATTCCATGTCAACTTGGATCTCGCTCTAAACTCGATTAATAACGTTGGAGA harbors:
- the LOC129248128 gene encoding probable cytochrome P450 309a2 — encoded protein: MLEYFLQLIFLLHIVLLPAYLYFSWNFNYWQSRGLRTALPLTIFGSFPSILTRNRNLIYEIDAIYGRYKHRSRMVGIYFVRQPQILVLDMRLAHEVLDLNFNAFEVTAASSWMRHHKENKLDKLAMHSAMWSTGERWKKNRTVACAALTLRRLKRSYEVWLVSSRHLLHYLGQKCGDAQPEIVEVTDFVERFVADALCIFIWGVDAGTLTLSKKGNRFLMMAQRAVKQTRSLSRYSFVSAVMPLLWRLWPFRLISKTVDSYFMQFTVDALECHMKLRDPCGAPNFLSYLDNLRHSGLMSDDALTGNCMAMLIDGFEEVCSTLAYTIYYLAKEPRVQAKLRAELVQTQRRENCKELSFDTLMSLSYLDHCIYETLRLSPIVPYCRRVCSNANVVQLSKHKTLQLDDGMMLCVPVYSYHHDPLIFCEPNSFMPERFENVAPKELMESRVFLPFGAGPRSCLGKDLAMVIIKSALVPIVSQFAISTCGLTQHGNNQGIDSFLLNLNEKLMLEIRKL